From Patagioenas fasciata isolate bPatFas1 chromosome 15, bPatFas1.hap1, whole genome shotgun sequence, a single genomic window includes:
- the SLC5A11 gene encoding sodium/myo-inositol cotransporter 2, with product MEPTGTTPSSVTPQWDAFPQKMLESIDIAVLVLYFVFVLAVGLWSMWKTQRSTVKGYFLAGGQMVWWPVGASLFASNVGSGHFIGLAGSGAASGIAATAYEWNGMFSVLVLAWLFLPIYIAAGVTTMPEYLQKRFGGKRIQMFLAILYLFIYIFTKISVDMYAGALFIQQALHWDLYIAVAGLLAVTAVYTVAGGLAAVIYTDALQTFIMLIGALTLMVFSFIEVGGLEGLQTKYFDAIPSTRKENSSCGLPREDAFHIFRDPVNSDLPWPGVLLGMTIPSLWYWCTDQVIVQRSLAAKNLSHAKGGSLMTSYLKILPLFMMVMPGMISRILFPDLVACADAEICRKICGNPSGCSDIAYPKLVIELLPVGLRGLMMSVMIAALMSSLTSIFNSASTIFTMDLWKHFRPRCSEWELMIVGRVFVLLLTVISILWIPLVQAGQGGQLFIYIQSISSYLQPPVAMVFILGCFWKRANEKGAFWGLVTGLLLGVIRLVLDFIYPEPRCGETDPRPAVVKHMHYLYFSMVLSAVSTLTVLLVSLLTEPPSAEMISRLTWFTRGDLPAKTDPAASPAPDAAKGAREAERPALQIDISVAPESSSNDNKCATNTKGNSKLLTALLWLCGMERRQENAENAASPRAKPLPVASLEEKPLVKHVLNINLLLCVCAGVFLWAHFA from the exons ATGGAGCCCACCGGCACCACCCCATCCTCTGTGACCCCCCAGTGGGATGCGTTTCCCCAGAAGATGCTGGAATCCATCGACATCGCTGTCCTTGTGCTTTACTTTGTGTTCGTCCTCGCAGTTGGGCTGTGG TCCATGTGGAAGACGCAGCGCAGCACTGTCAAAGGCTACTTTCTAGCCGGAGGACAGATGGTTTGGTGGCCT GTGGGCGCATCCCTGTTTGCCAGCAACGTTGGCAGCGGCCACTTCATTGGCCTGGCCGGCTCCGGAGCCGCCTCAGGAATCGCCGCAACAGCCTACGAGTGGAAC GGGATGTTTTCTGTCCTGGTGCTGGCCTGGCTCTTCCTTCCCATTTACATAGCAGCAGGA GTCACTACCATGCCTGAGTACCTGCAGAAACGTTTTGGAGGCAAAAGAATTCAGATGTTCCTGGCAATTCTCTACTTGTTCATCTATATTTTCACCAAAATATCA GTTGATATGTACGCTGGGGCCCTCTTCATTCAGCAAGCCTTGCACTGGGACCTCTACATTGCTGTGGCCGGGCTGCTGGCCGTCACGGCCGTCTACACCGTGGCGG GTGGCCTGGCCGCCGTCATCTACACCGACGCACTGCAAACCTTCATCATGCTCATCGGGGCCCTGACCCTCATGGTCTTCA GCTTTATTGAAGTTGGTGGTCTTGAAGGTTTGCAGACAAAATACTTTGATGCCATTCCCAGCACCCGCAAGGAAAACAGCAGCTGTGGGCTGCCGAGAGAAGACGCTTTTCACATTTTCCGAGACCCTGTTAACTCCGACCTTCCCTGGCCAGGAGTCTTGCTGGGAATGACCATCCCGTCCCTGTGGTACTGGTGTACAGATCAG GTCATCGTTCAGAGGTCCCTTGCTGCTAAAAACCTCTCTCATGCTAAAGGAGGCTCCTTGATGACCTCCTACTTGAAAATTTTGCCCCTCTTTATGATGGTAATGCCAGGCATGATCAGCCGGATTCTCTTCCCAG ATCTGGTGGCTTGTGCAGATGCAGAAATTTGCCGAAAAATCTGTGGCAACCCGTCTGGCTGTTCTGATATTGCTTATCCTAAGCTGGTGATAGAACTCCTGCCTGTAG GACTCCGGGGCCTGATGATGTCCGTGATGATAGCAGCTCTCATGTCCTCCCTGACCTCCATCTTCAATAGTGCCAGCACCATTTTCACCATGGACCTCTGGAAACATTTCCGCCCTCGTTGCTCCGAGTGGGAGCTCATGATCGTTGGCAG GGTGTTTGTGCTGCTGCTGACGGTGATCTCCATCCTCTGGATCCCGCTGGTGCAGGCTGGCCAGGGCGGGCAGCTCTTCATCTACATCCAGTCCATCAGCTCCTACCTGCAGCCCCCCGTGGCAATGGTGTTCATCCTGGGCTGCTTCTGGAAAAGAGCAAACGAGAAG GGTGCATTCTGGGGGCTGGTGAccgggctgctgctgggtgtcatccGCCTGGTGCTGGACTTCATCTACCCCGAGCCGCGGTGCGGCGAGACCGACCCACGCCCGGCCGTGGTCAAGCACATGCACTATCTCTACTTCTCCATGGTCTTGTCCGCCGTCTCCACCCTCACTGTGCTGCTCGTCAGCCTGCTCACAGAACCCCCCTCGGCAGAAATG ATAAGTCGGCTGACCTGGTTCACACGCGGGGACCTGCCAGCCAAGACAGACCCggcagccagccctgcccctgACGCTGCCAAAGGAGCGCGTGAAGCCGAGCGTCCCGCTCTCCAGATTGATATAAGCGTTGCTCCTGAAAGTAGTTCAAATGATAATAAAT GTGCGACTAACACCAAAGGGAACTCGAAGCTGCTGACAGCCCTTCTGTGGCTCTGCGGGATGGAGCGCAGACAGGAGAACGCTGAGAACGCGGCATCGCCCAGAGCCAAGCCGCTGCCCGTGGCGTCCCTGGAGGAGAAACCGCTCGTGAAACACGTGCTGAACATCAAcctgctgctgtgtgtgtgcgccggggTCTTCCTCTGGGCCCACTTCGCATAG